In a genomic window of Pseudomonas mohnii:
- a CDS encoding acyl-CoA dehydrogenase gives MGVIADQSLSAMLRQSADDFLTGSHSPSRLRGWIGRARPVESSLWHDIAALGWTGLLLPEALGGSGLGLREATVLCEVMGERLFAEPFVGCCVMPSLLLTQADNGPATEQLAAWQVSGERLLALAWQEQAGQMDPDLIECRVDQGRLSGRKVFVLGAEQQSVLLVSALEHGQPVIVAVAANAPGVRVEAFAAGIGAQYHVDFDQAPVLFEQALLRGQPALDALQLSLAGGRIALSAELAGQAAGCLQQTLDFVSQRVQFERPLGTFQSIQHRCVDLSIEQTLAKASLQHALTCHEQAPLTQASQAAISAAKARCAQAAILTGKQAVQLHGAMGFAEEVDIGLYLRAAMFGSAWLGSVWDHRRQFAKLTGENPIEAALEPFEASSSSDPREWSDEEFRARLRVWLTEFYPEHLRQNDRRPFLRLRGDDLTGWLRLLNDHGWRAPAWPREYGGMGISFRKQLIYQQEMERAGVGRIIDNGETQLGPTIIKGGTEEQRARILPRILACDDMWCQGYSEPGAGSDLASLRTRADLDGDEFVVNGQKIWTTHAAECSHIYALVRTGKFEKKQQGISFLLIDLSAPGVSVRPIANIAGEDEFCEVFFDNVRVPASNLLGELHQGWSLAKALLGHERIWLGSAAMAGSALELAGRLVTEMGLANDRGVLDRLACLQADLHDYRLFYAQICDRIAEADEQPGPEVSMLKVYISELLQRITEFCAEIAGDFGGIVGDVQIGSLLTDLHWPLMMARPVSIYAGANEVQRDILAKAVLKLPSAPRT, from the coding sequence ATGGGAGTAATTGCGGATCAATCGCTGTCAGCCATGCTGCGCCAATCGGCCGATGACTTTCTGACAGGATCGCACAGCCCATCGCGCTTGCGGGGCTGGATAGGCCGGGCGCGACCGGTGGAATCATCGTTATGGCACGACATCGCCGCGTTAGGCTGGACCGGGTTGCTGCTGCCGGAGGCACTGGGTGGCAGTGGCCTGGGCTTGCGCGAGGCGACAGTCCTGTGCGAGGTGATGGGGGAGCGCTTGTTCGCCGAGCCCTTTGTGGGATGTTGTGTGATGCCGTCACTGTTGCTCACGCAGGCGGACAATGGCCCCGCCACCGAGCAATTGGCCGCCTGGCAGGTCAGTGGCGAACGCCTGCTGGCCCTGGCCTGGCAAGAACAGGCCGGGCAGATGGATCCGGACCTGATCGAGTGCCGGGTCGATCAAGGCCGGCTCAGCGGGCGCAAGGTCTTTGTGCTGGGGGCTGAACAGCAGTCAGTCTTGCTGGTGTCTGCCCTCGAACACGGCCAACCGGTGATCGTCGCCGTTGCTGCGAATGCCCCAGGCGTTCGTGTTGAAGCCTTCGCGGCAGGCATCGGGGCTCAGTACCATGTCGACTTCGATCAGGCGCCTGTGCTCTTTGAACAGGCACTGCTCAGGGGGCAGCCGGCGCTCGATGCCTTGCAACTCAGCCTGGCAGGTGGACGTATTGCCCTGTCGGCGGAATTGGCGGGGCAGGCAGCGGGTTGCCTGCAACAGACTCTGGATTTCGTCAGCCAACGGGTGCAGTTCGAACGCCCGCTGGGCACCTTCCAGAGCATTCAACATCGCTGCGTTGACCTGAGCATCGAACAGACGCTGGCGAAGGCCAGTTTGCAGCATGCGCTGACCTGCCATGAGCAGGCACCTCTGACGCAGGCCAGTCAGGCCGCTATCAGTGCCGCTAAGGCGCGATGTGCTCAAGCCGCCATCCTGACCGGCAAGCAAGCCGTGCAACTGCATGGCGCAATGGGTTTTGCCGAGGAAGTGGACATCGGCCTGTACTTGCGGGCGGCGATGTTCGGATCGGCCTGGTTAGGGTCGGTCTGGGATCACCGCCGTCAATTTGCGAAGCTCACTGGCGAAAATCCTATTGAAGCGGCGCTAGAACCCTTCGAAGCGTCGAGCTCCAGTGATCCTCGCGAGTGGAGCGACGAGGAGTTTCGGGCACGCCTGCGTGTCTGGCTGACGGAGTTTTACCCCGAACATTTGCGGCAGAACGATCGCCGGCCATTCCTGCGCCTGCGCGGCGACGACCTGACCGGCTGGCTGCGCTTGCTCAATGATCACGGCTGGCGTGCGCCTGCCTGGCCTCGTGAATACGGTGGCATGGGCATTTCCTTTCGTAAGCAGCTGATTTACCAGCAGGAGATGGAACGCGCGGGTGTCGGGCGGATTATCGACAACGGTGAAACCCAACTCGGTCCGACCATCATCAAAGGTGGTACCGAGGAGCAACGTGCACGCATCCTGCCAAGGATCCTGGCCTGCGACGATATGTGGTGCCAGGGCTATTCCGAACCAGGCGCGGGTTCCGACCTGGCCAGCCTGCGTACCCGCGCAGATCTTGACGGCGATGAGTTCGTCGTCAATGGACAGAAAATCTGGACCACTCACGCCGCTGAATGCAGCCATATCTATGCGTTGGTGCGCACCGGCAAGTTTGAGAAAAAACAGCAGGGCATCAGTTTTCTGTTGATCGACCTGAGTGCTCCGGGTGTCAGCGTCCGGCCGATCGCCAACATTGCAGGCGAAGACGAGTTCTGCGAAGTGTTCTTCGACAACGTTCGCGTTCCGGCCAGCAACCTGTTGGGCGAACTGCACCAGGGCTGGAGCCTGGCCAAAGCGTTGTTGGGCCATGAGCGGATCTGGCTGGGCAGCGCGGCGATGGCTGGCAGTGCGCTGGAACTGGCTGGGCGGCTTGTGACGGAAATGGGCCTGGCCAATGACCGTGGCGTGCTCGATCGACTGGCTTGTTTGCAAGCGGACCTGCATGACTACCGACTGTTCTACGCGCAAATCTGCGATCGCATCGCCGAAGCCGATGAACAACCGGGGCCGGAGGTTTCGATGCTCAAGGTTTACATCTCGGAGCTGTTGCAACGCATCACCGAATTTTGCGCGGAAATCGCCGGTGATTTTGGCGGCATCGTTGGCGACGTTCAGATCGGCTCGCTGCTGACCGACTTGCACTGGCCGTTGATGATGGCGCGGCCCGTATCGATCTATGCCGGCGCCAATGAGGTCCAGCGCGACATTCTGGCCAAGGCTGTCCTGAAACTGCCCAGTGCCCCTCGCACCTGA
- a CDS encoding acetyl-CoA C-acyltransferase: MREAVIVSTARTPIGKAHRGALNDIKSPSLTAHALLHSTLRAAVDPTEVEDVIIGAAMGAGTAGRNLARAAALRAGFGVGVAGSTVDRQCASGLMAIGMAAKQIMVDGMDIVIGGGSENVSALTPGYLEWAIRDKDPDLVERVPSAYMPMIETAEYVARQYGISRQAQDEFSLQAMQRAVAAQARGVFAEEIAPLQVSQKLVDKQSGEISYKRFLFSEDECLRASTTAEGLAALKPVMEGGSITAGNASQLSDGASACLLMEARVAEQRGLNPLGAYRGLIVTGCAPEEMGIGPVTAIPKLLGKHGLTIGDVGLWELNEAFACQALYCRDHLGIDPEIFNVNGGGIGLGHPFGMTGSRLVGSALLEGRRRGVRFVVVSMCVGGGMGAAGLFEVYP, encoded by the coding sequence ATGAGAGAAGCGGTTATTGTTTCAACTGCACGCACACCGATCGGCAAGGCCCATCGAGGTGCTCTGAACGACATCAAGTCGCCGAGCCTGACAGCGCATGCATTGCTGCATAGCACCTTGCGAGCAGCGGTTGATCCCACTGAAGTCGAGGATGTGATCATTGGCGCAGCCATGGGGGCCGGGACCGCCGGGCGCAACCTGGCTCGCGCAGCGGCATTGCGGGCCGGCTTCGGCGTCGGCGTCGCCGGCTCCACCGTCGATCGGCAGTGTGCCTCGGGATTGATGGCGATCGGCATGGCCGCCAAGCAGATCATGGTCGATGGCATGGACATCGTCATTGGCGGCGGCTCAGAGAACGTCAGCGCGCTGACCCCCGGCTACCTCGAGTGGGCGATACGCGACAAGGATCCGGATCTGGTGGAGCGGGTACCCTCTGCCTACATGCCGATGATCGAGACCGCCGAATATGTCGCTCGGCAGTACGGTATTTCGCGTCAGGCCCAAGATGAATTTTCCCTGCAGGCCATGCAGCGCGCCGTCGCGGCCCAGGCCAGAGGCGTCTTCGCCGAAGAAATCGCACCCCTACAGGTCTCGCAAAAGCTGGTCGACAAACAGAGCGGGGAGATCAGTTACAAGCGTTTCCTGTTCAGCGAAGACGAGTGCCTGCGTGCGAGCACAACCGCCGAAGGTCTGGCGGCACTCAAGCCAGTCATGGAGGGTGGCAGTATTACTGCTGGCAACGCCAGTCAGCTGTCTGACGGTGCCTCGGCCTGCCTGCTGATGGAAGCACGTGTTGCTGAACAACGCGGGTTGAATCCGCTGGGTGCCTATCGCGGATTGATCGTCACGGGCTGTGCACCGGAAGAAATGGGCATTGGTCCGGTAACAGCGATTCCGAAGCTGCTGGGTAAACATGGCCTGACCATCGGCGATGTCGGCCTCTGGGAGTTGAATGAGGCATTTGCCTGCCAGGCCTTGTATTGCCGCGACCACTTGGGTATCGATCCGGAAATATTCAACGTCAATGGCGGTGGCATCGGCCTTGGTCATCCGTTCGGCATGACCGGTTCGCGTCTGGTGGGCAGTGCCTTGCTGGAAGGGCGTCGACGCGGCGTACGCTTCGTCGTGGTGAGTATGTGCGTGGGGGGCGGTATGGGCGCGGCAGGGTTGTTTGAAGTCTACCCTTGA
- a CDS encoding aromatic ring-hydroxylating oxygenase subunit alpha yields the protein MLNLSMKPTGWFQIGWSDELAPGAVKPMKYLGHDLVAFRSEAGELAVLDAHCHHMGAHLGYGGKVKGDCIACPYHGWQWNTKGENALIPYQDHPIRKKLRKWDVVEQHGIMFLWHDPAGGPPRDGWLPDVFDHPEHPADPADFYPCYPDAVVLAPEEPIHPQLITENAADTMHFRFAHNAPEDPLLLAFDTSTAIWKSTMGFRSKVTKEVAMLLHARNAGVGLNFSIFDHPVLARRLVLSCTPIDDEKSDLRVSYYFRRDPKSPEHMPESVRQMARHTRVLFEEDAVIWRHQKFVQRPIYARQDVAGYTALRTWCEQFYEATGSTQGPLKVLEDAGEPVNCNLL from the coding sequence ATGTTGAACCTTTCCATGAAACCGACCGGTTGGTTCCAGATCGGCTGGAGCGATGAACTGGCCCCAGGCGCGGTCAAGCCGATGAAATACCTTGGGCATGACCTGGTGGCATTCCGTAGCGAAGCAGGCGAGCTTGCCGTACTCGATGCCCACTGCCACCACATGGGTGCGCATTTGGGTTATGGCGGCAAAGTCAAAGGCGACTGCATCGCGTGCCCTTACCATGGCTGGCAGTGGAACACCAAAGGTGAGAACGCCTTGATTCCCTATCAGGACCATCCCATTCGCAAAAAGCTGCGCAAGTGGGACGTCGTCGAACAGCACGGCATCATGTTCCTGTGGCACGATCCGGCCGGTGGTCCACCCCGCGACGGCTGGTTGCCCGACGTTTTCGATCACCCCGAACACCCGGCAGATCCCGCCGATTTTTACCCGTGCTATCCCGATGCCGTGGTCCTCGCGCCTGAGGAACCCATCCATCCGCAACTGATTACAGAAAACGCTGCCGATACCATGCACTTCCGCTTTGCCCACAATGCCCCGGAAGACCCGCTCCTGCTGGCCTTCGATACCAGCACGGCGATCTGGAAGTCGACCATGGGGTTTCGCTCAAAAGTCACCAAGGAAGTCGCGATGCTGCTGCATGCGCGCAATGCCGGGGTCGGTCTGAACTTCTCGATATTCGATCATCCGGTATTGGCGCGCCGACTGGTGCTGTCCTGCACGCCCATCGACGATGAAAAATCAGACCTGCGCGTGAGCTACTACTTCCGGCGCGATCCAAAGTCTCCTGAGCACATGCCCGAATCCGTTCGACAAATGGCACGGCATACGCGCGTTCTTTTCGAAGAGGACGCGGTGATCTGGAGACACCAGAAGTTTGTGCAAAGGCCGATCTATGCCAGACAGGACGTCGCCGGTTATACCGCGCTGCGGACCTGGTGCGAGCAGTTCTATGAGGCGACAGGCAGTACCCAGGGACCGCTAAAAGTCCTGGAAGACGCTGGCGAACCGGTCAACTGCAATCTGCTGTGA
- a CDS encoding acyl-CoA dehydrogenase family protein, translating into MDFQLNEEQNMLKDSVRRFMEDNCSFEQRGATVDNGAFDGGHWLQMAELGLLALGLPEDLGGMNCTAIESALVMEEFGRVLCVEPYWAVAIHAAQTLLASNDTKARAVLQAMGEGMALPVLAHEEAPARGELAYVKTRAFETGQGRWRLNGEKIAVIGGNIAELFIVSVRTSGATGDRDGITLFLLDANTPGIAKHNVRLIDNRWASHLVLTNVEVTQAQVLGKVGDGYAALSHANAHAMVGLFAEAVGVMEQSLWITRDYLKIRKQFGQTLSNFQSLQHRMSEMLIELELSRSMLHLALASLDLDAAQRDRALSAVKAHIGKSGQFVCGQAIQLHGGIGVTEEYVIGHYFKRMTLINAALGTSMHHYELLAEAERAA; encoded by the coding sequence ATGGATTTTCAACTGAATGAAGAGCAAAACATGCTCAAAGACAGCGTTCGCCGGTTCATGGAGGACAATTGCTCCTTCGAACAGCGCGGTGCAACCGTCGATAATGGCGCCTTCGATGGCGGTCATTGGCTTCAGATGGCCGAACTCGGGCTCCTGGCCCTGGGCCTGCCGGAAGATCTGGGTGGAATGAACTGTACGGCAATCGAAAGTGCCTTGGTGATGGAGGAGTTCGGCCGCGTGCTGTGCGTGGAACCCTACTGGGCAGTGGCCATCCACGCGGCGCAAACCCTACTGGCCAGCAATGACACAAAAGCTCGCGCGGTACTGCAGGCCATGGGTGAAGGTATGGCACTGCCTGTGCTGGCCCACGAAGAAGCACCGGCACGCGGAGAGTTAGCCTATGTCAAGACCCGCGCCTTCGAGACCGGGCAAGGTCGCTGGCGGTTGAACGGGGAAAAAATAGCGGTGATCGGTGGCAATATCGCCGAGCTGTTCATCGTTTCGGTACGTACCTCTGGTGCGACAGGGGATCGCGACGGCATCACACTGTTTTTGCTCGACGCAAATACGCCTGGCATCGCCAAACATAATGTTCGCCTGATCGATAACCGTTGGGCCAGCCACCTGGTGCTCACTAACGTTGAGGTCACCCAGGCCCAGGTTCTGGGCAAGGTCGGCGACGGCTACGCAGCGCTGAGCCACGCCAACGCGCACGCCATGGTAGGGCTGTTCGCCGAAGCGGTGGGTGTGATGGAACAGTCGCTGTGGATCACCCGTGACTATCTGAAAATTCGCAAACAGTTCGGCCAGACGCTCTCGAACTTCCAGAGCCTGCAGCACCGCATGAGCGAAATGCTCATCGAACTGGAACTCTCGCGCAGCATGCTGCACCTGGCATTGGCCAGCCTCGATCTCGATGCAGCACAGCGCGACCGGGCACTGTCGGCTGTCAAGGCGCACATCGGTAAAAGCGGTCAGTTCGTTTGCGGCCAGGCCATTCAGTTGCATGGAGGCATTGGGGTGACCGAAGAGTACGTCATCGGTCACTACTTCAAACGCATGACCCTGATCAACGCAGCGCTCGGCACCAGCATGCATCACTACGAGTTGTTGGCAGAAGCAGAGCGCGCGGCCTGA
- a CDS encoding acyl-CoA dehydrogenase family protein, whose amino-acid sequence MHFTLDQEDERFRQEVRAFLKAKLPQDLAERNRRGYHPLREDTRQWTKILHAQGWSGANWPTSWGGTGWSPVRQFIFEEESILAGAPAVDTAGFKMIGPVIMTFANETMKAQYGPRILSGDVFWGQGFSEPNAGSDLGSLTTRAERDGDEYVINGQKIWTSFVETADMIFILAKTDPQARQRGISMILVDRQAPGVTIRPIYDIGESHSLNEVFFDDVRVPVSNLVGEEGMGWTYAKFLLENERAFSAEWPRNNAHLARLRTLLNTPQHDGRRLIDRPGFASRLAQLNTDLLALRWLSLRALHEKAGGQVRLPVGSLLKIRGSELLQKIGELQVEALGSHASYVYPDPLGDAQRQRTWPPGPNTAPGIMADYFYRRATTIYGGANEVQRTIIARSFLEL is encoded by the coding sequence ATGCATTTCACTCTCGATCAGGAAGACGAGCGCTTCCGTCAGGAAGTCCGTGCCTTCCTCAAGGCCAAGCTGCCCCAGGATCTGGCTGAACGCAATCGCCGGGGTTACCACCCCTTGCGTGAAGACACCCGCCAGTGGACCAAGATCCTTCACGCCCAGGGCTGGTCCGGCGCCAATTGGCCAACATCCTGGGGCGGTACCGGTTGGTCGCCCGTGCGTCAGTTCATTTTCGAAGAGGAAAGTATCCTGGCCGGTGCGCCGGCGGTCGATACCGCTGGATTCAAGATGATCGGCCCGGTGATCATGACCTTCGCCAACGAGACCATGAAGGCACAGTACGGCCCACGCATCCTCAGCGGGGATGTCTTTTGGGGCCAGGGATTTTCTGAACCCAATGCCGGATCGGACTTGGGCTCTTTGACGACGCGTGCCGAACGCGACGGCGATGAATATGTCATCAACGGGCAGAAAATCTGGACCTCGTTCGTTGAAACCGCGGACATGATTTTCATCCTCGCCAAGACCGATCCGCAGGCTCGTCAGCGCGGTATTTCGATGATTCTTGTCGACCGCCAGGCCCCGGGCGTGACCATTCGCCCGATCTATGACATCGGTGAAAGTCACAGCCTCAACGAAGTCTTCTTCGATGACGTGCGGGTTCCGGTCAGCAATCTGGTCGGTGAGGAAGGCATGGGGTGGACCTATGCCAAGTTCCTGCTGGAAAACGAGCGCGCGTTCAGTGCCGAATGGCCACGCAACAATGCCCACCTGGCCCGCCTACGGACTTTGCTCAATACACCGCAGCACGATGGTCGGCGATTGATCGACCGGCCTGGCTTTGCCAGTCGCCTGGCACAACTCAATACTGACTTGCTGGCACTGCGCTGGTTGAGCCTGCGCGCCCTGCACGAAAAAGCAGGAGGCCAAGTTCGTTTGCCGGTGGGCTCACTGCTGAAAATCCGCGGTTCGGAACTCCTGCAAAAAATCGGCGAGCTGCAAGTCGAAGCCCTCGGCAGCCACGCCAGCTATGTCTACCCCGACCCATTGGGCGACGCCCAGCGCCAACGAACCTGGCCACCGGGCCCAAACACGGCGCCCGGCATCATGGCGGATTATTTCTACCGTCGCGCCACCACTATTTACGGTGGGGCAAATGAAGTTCAACGCACGATTATCGCCCGTTCGTTCCTGGAGCTCTGA
- a CDS encoding acyl-CoA dehydrogenase family protein, whose amino-acid sequence MSNTLERYRERARSWLAEHAPLYAGQARCGLSFKEDLDLARAWQALKAEHGYACITLPTEVGGAGGSELEKVVFSEEEMRYDLPLVYFSISLNNPLPIFLRYAPSYWTERLARPTVRGELIWCQLFSEPSAGSDLASLRLKAVAVEGGWRLSGQKVWTSWAQIADWGVIVARTDPSLPKHAGLTYFFVDMKSPGVSVVPIRRLGEESDLNEVFFDDVFVPDDQRLGEINGGFKVAVETLMIERYSVTDESGYAPSLEKFIALAEQSKINGKRALDDAEIRASIADVFVQRQGLRAIHRQALEAFAKGEAPGPEGAMRKLLLGRTRQSLSRMAMNIQGPNSLVLNEDSQAKTDFTSAWLDPSLRIAGGTDELLLNTLAERVLGLPQDSRPDKGQPFNANK is encoded by the coding sequence ATGAGCAATACACTCGAACGCTATCGCGAACGCGCCAGATCCTGGCTGGCAGAGCACGCCCCTCTTTATGCGGGTCAAGCACGGTGCGGGCTCAGTTTCAAAGAGGATCTGGACCTGGCTCGCGCCTGGCAAGCCCTCAAGGCCGAGCATGGCTACGCCTGCATCACCCTGCCAACAGAGGTCGGTGGTGCGGGTGGCAGCGAGCTGGAAAAAGTCGTCTTCAGCGAAGAAGAGATGCGTTATGACCTGCCACTGGTCTACTTCAGCATCAGCCTGAACAACCCCCTGCCGATTTTCCTGCGCTACGCCCCGTCTTATTGGACCGAGCGCCTGGCCAGGCCCACTGTCCGTGGCGAGTTAATCTGGTGTCAGCTGTTTTCTGAGCCTTCGGCAGGTTCGGACCTGGCGTCACTACGTTTGAAGGCTGTTGCAGTGGAAGGTGGCTGGCGCCTGAGCGGGCAAAAGGTCTGGACCAGCTGGGCACAAATCGCCGATTGGGGCGTGATCGTTGCCCGCACCGATCCGAGTCTGCCCAAGCACGCCGGGCTGACCTACTTCTTTGTCGATATGAAATCCCCTGGCGTGAGTGTCGTGCCGATCCGCCGTCTGGGCGAGGAAAGCGACCTCAACGAAGTGTTCTTCGATGATGTTTTCGTTCCCGACGATCAACGCTTGGGTGAAATCAATGGTGGTTTCAAGGTCGCAGTCGAAACGCTGATGATCGAACGCTACTCGGTCACCGACGAATCCGGCTACGCCCCCAGCCTGGAGAAATTCATCGCATTGGCCGAGCAGTCGAAAATCAATGGCAAGCGCGCGCTTGATGACGCTGAGATCCGCGCCAGCATCGCCGATGTATTCGTCCAGCGCCAAGGCCTGCGCGCCATCCATCGCCAAGCCCTGGAGGCATTTGCCAAGGGCGAGGCTCCGGGTCCTGAGGGCGCCATGCGCAAATTGCTGTTGGGGCGCACCCGTCAATCCTTGAGTCGGATGGCGATGAACATCCAGGGACCGAACAGCCTGGTCCTGAATGAAGACTCTCAGGCGAAGACCGACTTCACCAGTGCCTGGCTCGACCCCAGTTTGCGTATTGCCGGCGGTACCGACGAGTTACTGCTCAACACCTTGGCCGAGCGTGTGCTTGGCCTGCCGCAGGATTCACGGCCAGACAAGGGCCAGCCTTTTAACGCCAACAAATAA
- a CDS encoding acyl-CoA dehydrogenase family protein — MQEEHAESLASIREQARRLLKDQATPEHLKSLLDTPASFDRHLWSHAVDQGWPSVAVTEQSGGLGLGWSGLGVLCEETGRLTASLPLIGNAVAAHALQFAKGDWSTLIEALANGGKIACLALADPDDSGLATSPSLLASNGVLQGEKALAAFASVADIALVQAQGEHGNGLYLVDLAHPGVTRRTFNTLDNARAAAVLQFKQVPATRLGGVDLILDIANLAALACASEQIGGAQASLDLACDYARERRAFGQQIGSFQGIKHKLAEAYCLLEIAKGCTHDALDAWENGAQESRQLSAAARIAATKAYDYIAQEGLHVHGGMGMTWEAMPHHHYRRSRTLALELGSIHYWRECLLNEIGLEMANHG, encoded by the coding sequence ATGCAAGAAGAACACGCCGAAAGTCTCGCTTCGATCCGCGAACAGGCCAGGCGCCTGCTAAAGGATCAAGCCACCCCGGAACACTTGAAATCGCTCCTGGATACACCCGCCAGTTTCGATCGACACTTGTGGAGCCATGCCGTCGACCAGGGTTGGCCGAGTGTCGCGGTAACCGAGCAATCGGGGGGGTTGGGTCTGGGCTGGAGCGGCCTTGGCGTGCTTTGTGAAGAAACCGGGCGCCTGACCGCGTCATTGCCGCTGATTGGTAACGCCGTGGCTGCCCATGCCCTGCAGTTCGCCAAAGGCGACTGGAGCACCTTGATCGAAGCATTGGCCAACGGAGGCAAGATCGCCTGCCTGGCCTTGGCGGATCCAGACGACAGTGGCTTGGCGACAAGCCCGTCATTGTTGGCAAGCAACGGCGTTTTGCAGGGCGAAAAGGCCCTGGCTGCCTTTGCCAGCGTTGCCGACATTGCACTGGTCCAGGCACAAGGCGAACATGGCAACGGGCTCTATCTGGTCGACCTAGCACACCCCGGTGTCACCCGCCGAACCTTCAATACCCTCGACAACGCTCGTGCCGCGGCTGTCCTGCAGTTCAAGCAGGTCCCGGCCACACGACTGGGCGGTGTCGACTTGATTCTGGATATCGCCAACCTGGCGGCCCTCGCCTGCGCCAGCGAGCAGATCGGCGGCGCCCAGGCCAGCCTGGATCTGGCCTGTGATTATGCCCGCGAGCGTCGTGCCTTTGGTCAACAGATCGGTAGCTTCCAGGGGATCAAGCACAAGCTCGCCGAAGCTTACTGCTTGCTGGAAATCGCCAAGGGTTGCACCCATGACGCACTCGATGCCTGGGAAAACGGCGCGCAAGAGAGTCGACAATTGAGCGCAGCCGCGCGCATCGCAGCGACCAAAGCCTACGACTACATCGCCCAGGAAGGACTTCATGTCCACGGCGGCATGGGGATGACATGGGAAGCCATGCCTCATCACCACTACCGTCGCTCACGCACGCTCGCCCTGGAACTGGGCAGCATCCACTACTGGCGTGAATGCCTGCTGAACGAAATCGGGCTGGAGATGGCGAATCATGGATAA
- a CDS encoding Zn-ribbon domain-containing OB-fold protein, whose translation MSTAYKRVLPQLDDLNRFFWTSGADGQLRFLRCNDCDHWLHPPGIICPQCLSRNLAPQAVSGLGTIEALTINHQPWSPDQPVPYAVAIVSLDDHKSLQLTTNIVGCAPESAFIGQRVRVVFEAIEDVHLPLFTPV comes from the coding sequence ATGAGCACTGCCTACAAACGCGTATTGCCACAGCTGGATGATCTCAACCGGTTTTTCTGGACCAGTGGCGCCGACGGCCAATTGCGCTTTCTGCGCTGCAACGACTGCGACCATTGGCTGCATCCGCCGGGAATCATCTGCCCGCAGTGCCTGAGCCGAAACCTCGCGCCGCAGGCGGTTTCGGGCCTGGGCACCATCGAGGCACTGACGATCAATCATCAGCCGTGGTCGCCTGACCAGCCCGTGCCTTATGCCGTCGCCATCGTTTCACTCGACGACCACAAAAGCCTGCAACTGACGACCAACATCGTCGGTTGCGCGCCCGAATCGGCCTTCATCGGTCAGCGGGTACGTGTGGTCTTCGAAGCGATCGAGGATGTTCACTTACCTCTGTTCACGCCTGTCTGA